A region of Ferruginibacter albus DNA encodes the following proteins:
- a CDS encoding T9SS type B sorting domain-containing protein — protein MRYFRKLFLLLFVIGISAYATAQTTKRNTYKFYGSLSTTEPDCAADLVPAKGLNQHCIPNTAPTSGQFIKDKLSSSGPDRVVYHNNLNWGLRYANADGIIAKTYTVQLYIKVTNFNQYYTRIVDFSDAASDNGIYFTNYQTPAPTAERCLNFYPNGNYGACPYFNDHTYYLLTITRNDLTKKIDIYVNDQLFTTYNDVSNFYVSAAGKPIYIFRDDPLGFACEDGEANFAYLSFANFYSTQSDVAAVYNNINTIANTADFSINKTVACTGDNVSFNYAGDIPASVTGYTFTWNWDGGQVVSGNDRGPYTVRWNTSGTKNIQLNITGSGCFKTISNSKQVDIGNAANSYKDTTICQGYSFEGYTATGTYTKTFANALGCDSIRTVKLTVLPSSSTSLDTTICAGETFEGHSTTGTFTKTFTSWNGCDSIITIKLTVVSGASSSIDTSICEGGSFEGHTSSGTYTKKIAINSGCDSIVRIKLTVKPSGQPSLGTTTVLCKGDSIVLSPGDYNSYKWQDGSTNKYFSVKQADTYWVEVSNECTQSRAEIQITEQDCNVYFPSAFTPNKDGLNELFKVSNTYGITEYNLAIYNRYGELLFQTKDPLKGWDGKYKGSAMPNGAYVWYCRYKMTTANKVNSLKGTVLVIR, from the coding sequence ATGCGTTATTTCCGTAAATTATTTTTACTGTTGTTTGTAATTGGTATTTCAGCTTATGCAACAGCTCAAACTACTAAGCGGAATACGTATAAGTTTTATGGCTCTTTATCTACCACAGAACCTGATTGTGCGGCAGACCTGGTTCCGGCAAAAGGATTAAACCAGCACTGCATTCCCAATACAGCACCCACTTCAGGGCAGTTCATAAAAGACAAACTATCTTCCAGCGGTCCGGATAGAGTTGTATATCATAATAATCTTAACTGGGGTTTGCGTTATGCAAATGCGGATGGTATCATAGCCAAAACATATACGGTACAGCTCTACATAAAGGTTACCAACTTTAACCAGTACTACACCCGCATCGTAGATTTCTCCGATGCAGCTTCAGATAACGGTATCTATTTTACCAATTATCAAACACCGGCGCCAACTGCTGAACGATGCCTTAATTTTTATCCAAATGGTAATTATGGTGCATGCCCTTATTTCAATGATCACACTTATTACCTCCTTACCATTACAAGAAATGATCTAACCAAAAAGATCGATATCTATGTAAATGATCAGTTGTTTACCACGTATAATGATGTGTCCAACTTTTATGTAAGTGCTGCCGGCAAACCGATATATATTTTTAGAGATGATCCGCTGGGCTTTGCCTGCGAAGATGGGGAAGCGAATTTTGCGTATCTATCTTTTGCAAATTTTTATTCTACGCAATCTGATGTGGCGGCGGTTTATAATAATATCAATACCATTGCCAATACTGCCGACTTCAGTATTAATAAAACTGTTGCCTGTACCGGTGATAATGTGAGCTTTAATTATGCAGGAGATATTCCTGCTTCAGTAACGGGATATACATTTACATGGAATTGGGATGGAGGACAGGTTGTATCGGGCAACGACAGAGGCCCATATACAGTAAGATGGAATACGTCGGGAACAAAGAATATACAATTGAATATAACAGGTAGCGGTTGTTTTAAAACAATCTCCAATTCAAAACAGGTCGACATCGGTAATGCAGCTAATTCTTATAAAGACACCACTATTTGCCAGGGATATTCTTTTGAAGGATATACTGCTACCGGTACTTATACCAAAACATTTGCCAATGCCTTGGGCTGTGATAGTATAAGAACAGTTAAGCTAACGGTGCTACCTTCTTCATCAACTTCTCTTGATACCACGATATGTGCCGGCGAAACCTTTGAAGGACATTCAACGACAGGAACGTTTACGAAAACCTTTACAAGTTGGAATGGATGTGACAGCATAATAACGATCAAGCTGACTGTTGTTTCCGGCGCTTCTTCTTCTATTGATACATCCATCTGCGAAGGAGGGTCTTTTGAGGGGCATACAAGTTCAGGTACTTACACTAAAAAGATTGCTATCAATTCGGGTTGCGACAGTATTGTACGTATAAAGCTTACTGTTAAACCTTCCGGGCAACCTTCATTAGGCACTACAACTGTTCTATGTAAAGGAGATTCTATTGTTTTATCGCCGGGTGATTATAACAGTTACAAATGGCAGGATGGATCCACCAATAAATATTTCTCCGTTAAGCAAGCGGATACGTATTGGGTTGAAGTGAGTAATGAATGTACACAGAGCAGGGCTGAGATACAAATAACAGAGCAAGATTGTAATGTATATTTTCCATCGGCATTTACGCCTAATAAAGATGGATTGAATGAATTGTTTAAAGTATCTAATACTTATGGAATAACTGAATATAACCTGGCTATATATAACCGGTATGGCGAATTACTATTTCAAACAAAAGATCCGCTGAAAGGATGGGATGGAAAATATAAAGGAAGTGCGATGCCCAACGGAGCGTATGTTTGGTATTGCCGTTATAAAATGACAACAGCCAATAAAGTAAATTCTTTAAAAGGAACGGTACTGGTTATAAGGTAA
- a CDS encoding DUF6438 domain-containing protein: protein MFLIFFLIFQTVFGQKIPSKIDSLHSKAEVEKLIQSFNKNYQSFSLKPITEIKDNNNENDFCKKIADSLNITQSFYKADFDNNGYTDLLAIGDYYGFKIFVVMNYGNDSLRLNRLTRRSFQECTFPKIINDSIIRYYYMPEFNWSAKDTMPSLQFSDLIFKYGDFIEYNAHPKNYEIEKIEYQTTMCFGSCPEFYISIEKNKSSVFKAESYNQKKESPEEIKGTFKTILKNSSFDEIISLLNYMDFPNLKDNYAVSWTDDQTCTLTIIYNNGQVKTIRDYGLIGTYNLNRLYQILFDLRFNQDWK from the coding sequence TTGTTTTTGATATTCTTTCTAATATTTCAAACTGTTTTTGGACAAAAGATCCCTTCGAAAATTGACAGCTTACATTCAAAAGCTGAGGTAGAAAAACTGATACAGTCATTTAACAAAAATTATCAAAGCTTTTCCCTTAAACCTATCACTGAAATTAAAGACAACAATAACGAAAATGACTTCTGTAAGAAAATAGCAGACTCATTAAATATTACCCAATCATTTTATAAGGCAGATTTTGATAATAACGGCTATACCGACTTACTTGCAATCGGGGATTACTATGGCTTCAAAATTTTTGTAGTAATGAATTATGGTAATGATTCGTTAAGGCTAAACAGGCTTACAAGAAGAAGTTTTCAGGAGTGCACTTTCCCAAAGATCATTAATGATTCAATAATTAGGTATTACTATATGCCTGAATTTAATTGGAGTGCGAAGGATACAATGCCATCACTTCAATTCAGCGATCTTATTTTTAAATACGGGGATTTTATTGAATATAATGCTCATCCTAAAAATTATGAAATTGAAAAGATAGAGTACCAGACAACGATGTGTTTTGGCAGTTGCCCTGAATTTTATATTTCTATTGAGAAGAATAAATCATCTGTTTTTAAGGCGGAATCATACAATCAGAAAAAAGAAAGCCCCGAGGAAATTAAGGGGACTTTCAAAACTATTTTGAAAAACAGTTCATTTGATGAAATAATTAGTTTGCTTAATTATATGGACTTTCCCAACTTAAAAGACAATTATGCGGTAAGCTGGACAGATGATCAAACTTGTACCTTAACTATAATATATAATAACGGGCAAGTAAAAACGATTAGGGATTATGGTTTGATTGGAACTTATAACTTAAATAGACTTTATCAAATATTATTTGATTTGAGGTTTAATCAAGATTGGAAATAA